In Desulfobaculum bizertense DSM 18034, a genomic segment contains:
- a CDS encoding response regulator, whose protein sequence is MEHQIRVLVVDDEDRFRENITKILNGSGFEAQSASDGETALNKVDSYEYDVVLLDMKMPGLSGEQTLCKMKDCGAQAEVIVLTGHASVSGALDMMDLGAFDYLLKPADIPEMLKKVRLAGEKKLLREGRIGMSDIYSGN, encoded by the coding sequence ATGGAACACCAGATTCGAGTACTCGTTGTCGATGACGAAGATCGGTTTCGAGAGAATATAACCAAGATTTTGAACGGCTCAGGCTTTGAGGCGCAGAGTGCCTCTGATGGCGAAACTGCCCTCAACAAGGTGGACAGTTATGAGTATGACGTTGTCTTGCTCGATATGAAAATGCCCGGCTTGAGCGGCGAGCAGACGCTTTGCAAAATGAAGGACTGTGGCGCTCAGGCGGAGGTCATCGTCTTGACTGGTCATGCCTCTGTGTCGGGTGCCCTCGACATGATGGACCTCGGCGCCTTTGACTATTTGCTCAAGCCCGCGGACATCCCTGAAATGCTCAAGAAGGTTCGCCTTGCGGGCGAGAAAAAACTGCTTCGCGAAGGGCGTATTGGTATGTCAGATATTTATTCTGGGAATTAG